The DNA region GATGCCAGTTCATTTAAGGTTTACCTTAAGTGAATATCGCTTAATCGATTCTATGGGCCACAAGAGTATCAGACTTTGTCAGATGTCCAGCACTCATTGAGCTTTACTGACCAGGTAAAGTTCCAATCCTTTCTCATACTATGCAACTATTTTCAAAGCGACGCTTGAAATTATTTATATGTTATCGCCCTCATGATCATTGATCAAAGCCGTTCTTTACAAGCAAATGAAGCTTGTATTGAACATGATCGGCCAAGTCTCTCACGGTACTAACGGTCAATCGAGTATAATCTCATTGAGCCGATCCGAATTTGAGAGGTGACATTCTCTTAATGAAATCTCAGGATACGTCCTCTCCATCTATACTCATTTTGTATTGAACATGATTAGTGACTATGATACGGGAGATCTTCATATCTGGAATGAGTATGTCCTCAATGTCTCATTAGTGACTCCTTGTATGGGGTCACCTCACAAATGTACTAATGGGGCCGGCGTAGGTGGATAGTGAACATAAGCATGCTTCACTAACCGTTTGTTCTGAAAACTTGTGTTGTGTCCGCAACTTTAACCCCAGATAAACTCATTTCAAAATGGGGGGAAAAACTTCAGTGTTGACATGTACAACTAATAATCCTGATGCATTATGTATGCACTGTACTGCCTTGTACTGTGGTATTCGTGCCCAGGTTGGCAGCATGATCGACAGCATGGGCCTGTGCAATGTGCATGGTAGCGACCGTGTGGACTTCACCCAAGGCTATTTTTAGAAAATGTTCACCCATGGCTATGAAATGGCACGTCAAAGTCTCACTCCTGCATTGCTGGCATTGGACTGCGGAGAAGCAGAGGAGAAGCTCCTCCTCCGTCGTCCTCCCCTGCACTGCTGCACCTTTCCAGATTAATTGTATCACATCGCCCACCACATGCATACGCCTGCCCGCCATATAATATAGTGGAACACTCGACGTGCTAGCGGGAGCAAGGCACCCGTCTTCTTGCCTACTAGTACCGCTTACCCTCTGCACCCCATGGCTGCACCCGCCGCGGCCAACCGCCCCTACTGgcatcccgccgccgccgtggcagCAGCGCCCAACAAGCGCCAccgcacggcggcggcggtggcggcgcccaTGGACGACGACGTCGACGTCGCTGCCGCGGCTCAGTCCCAGCAGCAGCCCCTGCTCCCTGGGTTGCCGGACCACCTGGCCCAGCTCTGCCTGTCGCCGCTCCCGCCGCGGCTCATGCACGCCGTCTGCCGCCCCTGGCGCCGCCTCCTCTACTCGCCGTCCTTCCCACCGTTCCCCTCGCTCTACGCGGTCCTCGATGATGCCGACGGCGATGGCGTCTCCTTCTCGGCCTACGACACCGTGGCAGGGCGCTGGGACGAGCTGCCCCCGCCGCCgatgccgtcgccgccgcccaaGCTCTGGCACCCATCGTTCCTCTCCCGCCGGCTGCCGCTCCAGTCCGTGGCCGCCGCGGGGcgcctcgtcgtcgtcgcggGCTCCACGCAGTCGCTCAGCCCGGCGCTGTCCCGCCCCGTCGTGTTCGACCCGGCCGCGCCCACGCCGCGGTGGCAGCTCGGCCCTCGTTTCCCTTTCGCGCCGCGCAGGTGGTGCGCGGCGGGGGCGGTGCGCGGGCGCGTGTTCCTCGCGGGAGGCGTGGGCGCCGGGTACGACGCGGTCGACGCTCGCTCCGGCGCGGTGTGGGACCCCTCGGCGCCGTCCGCGACGTGGGAGCCGCTCCCGCCGCTGCGGGACGGGCGGTTCAGCCGAGACGCCTCGGAGGCCGTCTGCTCCGGCGGGAAGGTGTGCATGGTCAGCCTCCGCAGCCGCGGCGCCAAGGAAGGCGCCGTGTTCGACCTGCGCGCCCGCCGGTGGGAGGACATGCCGCCCGGCATGCTCGCCGGGTGGAAGGGCCCCGCGgcggcgtcctcctccgacagcagcggCGAAACGATCTTCGTGGTGGACGAGGAGCGCGGAGCGCTGATCGCGTACGACTGGGCCAGCGACCGGTGGAGAACGGTTGCGGATTCAGAGCGGCTCAAGGGCGCGGCCGAGATGGCAGCCGGCGGCGGCAGGGTGTGCGTAGTAGCCGAGGGCGGCGAGAAGGTGATCGTCGTAGACGTGACAACGAAACCGCGGAGAGGATCGGCGGCGCCGCGCATGTGGGAGGTGGCGGCGCCGGTCGGGAAGCGGGTGGTGGCCCTGCAAGTGCTGCCTAGGATGGCACACACGGAGTAGCAGCAGCCAAGCAGATTCCCGCCACGTCTCGTCTCGAAGCATGCATATGGATTCGGTACACGTGCAAATTAAAGCTGTTAGTTTGCCTTCGTAATCCGACTCTTttctgagatttttttttcgttCTCGCCGAGTTTGATTCTCGCGTGTTTAAATTTCTGTGAGATACTTAATTAGCACAAATAATGAAGAGATTTGAGCAAGTTTCAATCAAAACGCCAAAGTTGCGGACCTTTCTGGGCCGGGGTGGTTACTTGTCGTGGGAAACCAAACCAAATGCATGCGAAAGTAGATCCCACAGCGGCCAGCAGGAATGATGCTTGATTGTGACGTCACGGCCGGTTCTTTTGTCGACGGCCGGTGAGCTCGGCGTAGGTCGACGCACGATCAGATTTCATGCGGGATCGTGTCGTGTACAGATGGATCGCGTCTCGGCCATAGATTTGGTTCGCGTCTCATCCACGCTGCGCACCGGACATCGGCGGCGCCCATGGGCCGGCCACACACCGCGCTGTCTTGAAGGTTCCCCCTCCTCGATCCCTCCTTCCCCGGTTAGCCATGGCAGCCTCAGGCCAGGCCGGTCATCTTCTCCTCCGTGACCGACGACACCAGGTCCACCGTACCGACTCATGGAAGTCTGGACTCTAGACTGGGCTGCACCGGCGAAAGGTGTATGCGTGAGTTGAATGGAATCGGTTCTTGGCGAGGTGTCTCCGTTCCATGTGCGGACAGGCCGATACGGCAGGCACGGCGAAAAAGCCCGTGTGGTTGCGGTGGGCGCCATCCTCCTCACGGACACCGATCGTCCGCGCCTCCTCTCCTTTCACTTCACCACATCATCGTCTCCCCGCTGCTTGGTCTCGTCGCTGCCATAGATAGTGCTGAGCTCCAAAAGCATGCGCCTGTCGACTGCACCGCGCGGGCCAATGCAACCGGCCAAGGACGAATCCAAGGCACACGCCAATTCCAGATCAATCTACACTACCAGCATCCAAGGCACTCAACGGAAGGCACAAACCTGTATGACAAGCAGAACCAGTAGGATTTACACACCACCtttacaaaaaaaaagttataaaaaatagtGCAACAAGAATAATGCTATGTGCACGTAGCCGGTTACATATGCAACATTAAACAGACATCCTCGGAGAATCAAGTGCCTTGTCCAAAGAGCATTCCACGTTGAAAATAGCAGTCACAAGCAGTAAACTACTTTCCATTTCAAAGCCAATAATAATTGAATTTTTGTCACGACCAACAGCATTCAGTTGTTTGTTATACAGGTTGGAGGTCTTAGGGTTATCAACTCAAGGCAAGCCTACACAGTGTGTTTACAATCGGGTAAACTTTATGTCAAAGAATATGCGAGCCATCCCTCTTACTGCACGACTTGAAAAAGGTCGGGAAACAACAACAGCTCGAGTCAACATTCAATCAAacaaggggaaggggaaggggaaggggaagacAGGATGCTACATAATGTTAACGCAGTCTCAGCTACGACTGCTGCTAACGGTTGCTGATCAGCAGGTAACTGATGTTATTGGCATGTCAACTGAAGAGCGACTGGAGCAGCTCCGGTGAAGTCAGGTTTCCTACGCACTCAAACTGCAACGTAACACCAGCATACGGTCAGAAAGGAAATCTACGATATCTAAGTGAAACTTCAGTTTTTACTTGCTCGTTACTTGCCACTACCGAGTGAAACTGAAGACTTCACTTGAGCAGTGTAGTAGGAATTCAAGCAGCAAGCTGCGATTGCATACCTTTTCTTGCCTGTACTTTTCACGGATAGCATTAAGAGGGCAATTACTGGTGTTATGCTGCAGTTCCCGTAAAGCGCAGACACATGTCTGAATATCGGAGCTTTTGTAAGAGGTATAGTGCTCAAGGGTATAATTCTGCATAAGGATAACCATAGATTAGAGATAACACAAAGGTTTTTTAGGTATGTACTGCTGTATGTACCAACTGTTTTTCATACGAACCCAGGGGAGGTCAGATGGGTCAAGTGTCCATCTTGCAAGAAAGACCGCTGATGCTGCCACAACTGAAGGAAGAAATTTCA from Phragmites australis chromosome 8, lpPhrAust1.1, whole genome shotgun sequence includes:
- the LOC133926026 gene encoding F-box/kelch-repeat protein SKIP25-like translates to MAAPAAANRPYWHPAAAVAAAPNKRHRTAAAVAAPMDDDVDVAAAAQSQQQPLLPGLPDHLAQLCLSPLPPRLMHAVCRPWRRLLYSPSFPPFPSLYAVLDDADGDGVSFSAYDTVAGRWDELPPPPMPSPPPKLWHPSFLSRRLPLQSVAAAGRLVVVAGSTQSLSPALSRPVVFDPAAPTPRWQLGPRFPFAPRRWCAAGAVRGRVFLAGGVGAGYDAVDARSGAVWDPSAPSATWEPLPPLRDGRFSRDASEAVCSGGKVCMVSLRSRGAKEGAVFDLRARRWEDMPPGMLAGWKGPAAASSSDSSGETIFVVDEERGALIAYDWASDRWRTVADSERLKGAAEMAAGGGRVCVVAEGGEKVIVVDVTTKPRRGSAAPRMWEVAAPVGKRVVALQVLPRMAHTE